In the Arachis stenosperma cultivar V10309 chromosome 8, arast.V10309.gnm1.PFL2, whole genome shotgun sequence genome, TTGATAGACCTCAAAATGTTGTGTTGATAATCAGAAATGCCATAAATCAGTCAAAGGAAGCTTTCAAGAAATTGAACATGAAAAAAGGAGGACAAGTGATAGCAAAGACAAGAATTGAATGGAAACCTCCTCCTATTAGATAGGTGAAACTAAATACAAATGGATCAGTAATAGAAAGTGTGAGGACGGCGGGTTGTGGTGGATTGATCCGGACTCATGAAGATGATTGGATAGGAGGATTTATGGCAAATTTGGGAAACTGTCACACGCCTTTCAGGCAGAATTATGGGGTGTCTTTCATGGTCTCAACATGACATGGAAATGGAACTTGGGGATGACAAGAATTATTATTGAGACTGATTCATTGAAAGTTTACAAAGAAATAAGTAAAGGAAAGAAAAGCCAAAATTACAACTTCTTGGTTAGAGAAATtcagaaactaaaagataagtcTTGGAAGATCAAAGTCATGCACACACATAGAAGTGACAACGACTCTGCTGACCCCTTGGCCAAAGCTAGTATAAGAAAACaatttggattttatttccttgatAGTCCACCTAAAGAGATGAAAGATCTCCTTTTAAAAGATGTAAACAGGGGTACTAACCCCTTCAACtagttttttgttttcttttcttgggcTTAGGCCCCGTTGGtttacccaaaaaaaaaactaaaaaatcgATTAAgagttataaaaaaaaatagattggTCTTGATCTTTAGTTATTGATGATAATTTTAAGATGACTTTGaattaatttgtatttgttTAACTAATGATTCTATGTACTTTAATTATTCTACCTTAATATGTTgagctttatatatatatatgtatatgtatatatatatatatatgtatatgtatatgtatatgtatgtgTGTGCGCGCGCACGCGTGTGAATTTACTAATTTACAAACACTAATTAAATCAGAGTGTTATATTATTATCAATTTTGTATTGATATGAATTTCAAAACAAAAGGTAATTAAATCAAAGTAGTTCTATTATCCTAACGCAAACGTTGGTTGtttatatcatttttttttacattacataaacatttaatatataaattacttTCATGTAATTGTAATTTAGCTCAAAAAAATAGTGATAAATAAGTAAAAATGTGATAATAAAAAATGGAGGACGacagaaacaaaattataaaaattatcattaatcgcattttattaaataaaaaatattatagttcttgttataaataatgtttaatttttattaattatattttatattaataattaaaaaatattacactattttttttttcataatgcATTATCATTGGCCAAAACATAAAGTACTTAAGGAGAGTTGACAAACAACAAAATCTTTGAAACTAAACAATTACATACAGTAGTGTGTAATTATTTATAGATAAAAATTCAGGTGtaatcaacttcacgtgaaattgataattaaaaggcattagataaaaatttaatcaaattattcAAATCATTTAATCACTCTTAGTTATTATCTGAAGTCGACTGCATGAGAATACCTTTTGTTTATAATAGGTGTGTTTGAGCGTTGCCAAGATTTTTTGGATAATAACAGCAGTGAAAGAGTTAAGTTAGGGGAAGagagagaaattaaagaggcaGATCACGAGGCGAGGCAATAGCATGTCTGTGACAGCcaaataatattattacttAGATATGTGATGTGATGTGATGTGATGTTTGATGTTTCTCATTTTCCCGCCCAATCTTTTCCTAATTGATGAATAATTAATCCCAATGGTTGAAACTTGATATTACTATTCACGAACACacgcatgaaattaaagaaataaactGATCTTGTGGCGGTTTGCCAATTGGAGATATATGCAGCACTACCTGCGATTGCGAAGCATGAGAAGGACGGGACCAAAGTATATAATAGAAGAGATGTTGTGATACATAGAGATTTCGAAGAAAGAGCCAATATTAGAGTAGAAGAGGCCTCCCTGGATGAAACATGAATCATCCATAGGGGACAATAATCCCATTATTCTCTCTTCAATTACACACAAAGCCACAAAACATTCACATTCACATTCACAACCTAACCTTGCGAGGTCCCCAACTACTCCTATTATTGAACAATTCGTACCACACTCCCCATTAATCAACTTGCTGCTGTAATAACACATAACACTTTCACCATTATTACTGGGACCATCTCTCATACATTAATGTATATGTACCATTTATTTTTCTGGGGGGGACCTCTGTACCTACGTACCTACCTTCACATTATTATTCATTTAAATCCGTATATTAGTATATGTATGTATCCCTATATACATGCATCTTCACCCATCAATTATGCAAATTACAATGCAAAAGGCCATTCAATGGGCCGCAGGTGTTGACCTACGCCTTCACATTTTGTCACAAACAAATTATGATGCTAACTCGcttcatctttatttttctggGCGCCTTGTTATTCAACTTCAATTATATTCACTTTTGAGTTAACCCCATGACATTTCATTTCACAcaataattcttttatttcgTTCACGAATAAATTGTCATTTGTATCCATGAAAGATACAAACGGACAAATGTATTCATACCCATGGAAGTTATAGTTTCCATGTGCCAAAAATATTCTAACGGACCACGAATAAATTGTCGTTTTATTCTTATATGGATATATTTGTCAGCATCTATATCTTTTATGGGtataaatgataatttattctTTGGTTCATACATACATATCCTATCGTCAAGTCCTTTCAACGCTGCCAAATTTTCTTGGCTTGGTTAAATTTTCAACTAGCCAGCACTATATAGTATATATAATCCAGCTCATGCACAAGAATTGCTTTTCCAAATAAAAGTGAActttttgtttgtgtatgtttGCTTGCTAAGGCTGTCCTCAATAATAAGATTTGTAATCATACTTGTTGACTAATTTCTCTATAGAGGATATGGAtacaaattaaagaaaattgaagTGGAACTTACTTTTCTTTCCTGTTAAGAGTGAGGTGCATCTTTTACTTTAATTcctatattattttaaattattattattttatccaTGAGACTTGCTGGCTTTTTGACCATCAATCTTATTCTAGTTTTACCTTTTGTTTGTTTTCATGCACATTCTCCTTCCCTTCTTGTGTTTCACTTTCAAACATCCTCGCTTTTCCTTTGTCAAAATAAAGCTCTATTTTCTGTTTCACAAGTAGCTTAAAGAgaaggtgaaaactcaggtgaagtcgacttcacgtgaagttgatatctaagaactgttagatgaaaatttagtcaaatcaattaAATCATCTAACAGCTCTCAAGTATtaacttcacgtaaagtcgactgcacatgagtttccacctaaagAGAAATTATCATTTGCACCGTTTTCGCGAACGACTAAGCTTAAAGATACTAGTTCACTAATCACAATATCTGTTGATCTTCAAGGTTTTCGTCGGCAACATTTTCTTGGTAGGAAATTAGCTAATTATTTCTAcaacaattatatatattgttattgTTCCTCGTGTTGGAAAAAACTAACAATAGAACTTGTAATATAAGTAAATAATATACTCTTAATTtaaccaataaaaaaatattagggggtcaatatttttttctgaaatcaggcaacattttatttttatattattagaatttaatataaaaatatctttgtTAGACGAGTATTCACAAAAAGTGATTAATTTTATTGGTTatgtaaatataatattattcttaaCTAATTTAGATTTATTGAAAAACAGTTCATTTATCTAtataagtataaaaaatttgagTCGTCTCTTGTATATACATTAATAACTGtctaataaattgaatatagaGAGATTATGTCATTTGAGATATAACTCATTGACTTCCAGCAATGGACtctcaaaaaagaaaaaatcatgGGATTAATATTTTTGTGGCATGATAAAATGAGATAGTGCTTGTATTGTACCGAACTCCTCTCTTTAATGTGCAGCAATAGTGCAATGACCtcctttttataaaaaagaaatCACGCGAGAGAATGGAAGAAGCTAAAGGGCAAGATAGGAAACAACTTTTTAGAGAAGGTGTAGCTGGATTCCttcatttcatttcatttcatttcatttcaaTAGGACTgtcattttcttctctttccATTAGTGAAgacaatttcattaaaaatttgGATTATTAAcacatcattatcatcattatatgaGAGATCAAGCAAAGAAACAGCTATTCCCAACTTGAGTTAGTTTATATATAAACTATTCCCAGCATTCCCGGCACTGATTCCTCCTTGTCTTGGTCAACATTCAACAATTTTGCAATCAACAACATATAACTTTGCCACACGTGGGAAAGCAAGCACTCCATAACATGTTAGACTACTACTCTAACTTGAGAAATCATGCTCTCCACACAAGACATGGAACACCTTTTACGTCcattatctctttgcaattggAATGAGAAAACTAAAGTTAAAGAGATTTTAAACCATGTACATAATGCCTTTTAATTTATTCCTacattcttcttttttttatatgtccCTATGTAATTATGACAATTAAGCCAACCAGAAACTTTGATGCAACTTTTCCTTTTGatgaacaacaaagaattgagcaTTGAGTTTGCCTTTAAGGAAAGTTGAGATAAGAAAAAGGTTTATGCAATCATAATGTTATGTAGATAGAGGGACATAATGGCAATAAAAACTTGATGATGTGGTCAAAGTGAGAGCGGTATTTATTTGCAATTATTGAGAAACACTGATGAGTTGGTAATTTGTACTTAACCGGAGATCTATATGTATAAAAGGTGCAATTCAATAATGCACCAACCCACTTCTTTTCCATTTCACACAATTTTAATCATTAGTaacttccttttcttcaattaATTAACTCCTTTCCCTCCCAAATATGCATATCTTCAATATTGCCAAAAGGCTATGACTGTAAAGGCCTACAACTTTGGTACATAAAGATGacattaatttaatataataataagataataacaacaacaataaggCTAATTAATTCCCCCATATTCTCCCACTAATGTCTTTGCAAAATAGAGATGTCGCTTGAAACCCCACCTTTTTGTCCCCAATAataacaattttctttttctacatGCAAACGTGACATTGTaacaaagaaagagaagggaataTGTCATTCTAGGTATCGTTCCAAGCAGCAAAAACAGGCAAGTGAGACAAAGAAGCTGGCCTCATTTGAGAAGGGAACCAAGATCCAACAACACCAGTACTAGTTAAGGGGTTGTTAAGAACCATCTTAGGTTCAAGTTGAAGAGGTTTTGGAAACATCATTGACGAGGGACCCATTATTTTTTCAGGGCTAGCCTCTCTTGAGCTGCTTAGGCTGGTCACAAGCGAAGAAGCCTCCATCAATGGCTGCTGCTGATGCTGCCCTTCAATCCCAATCAGATCATGTATCCCCACAGAGAAAGCACCACCAGAAACCATCTTCCAGTTTGAATCAACatcattgttattattattattgtcatTGTTGTTGTTTCTAGCTTGAACTGCTTCCACATTCGTGTTGTATTCAATGGCCTCCCATCTTGGTGGTTCAATAGCAGTATCTTTGTTGTTTCGCCTAGCTAGCTCCCCTGCAAGCAAAGTGTTACTCCCCATGATTCTTTCCACGTCGTATCTTGATATGTCAAAGTTTGTAACTGCATTGGAACCACGGAACTTGATTGCTGCTACATCATATGCTTCTGCTGCCTCCTCTTGAGTGCCTATGTGAAAAAGTATTCAGGAAAATATTTGAACTTTTCCTATCCTTAAACCATTTTTCTTGTATGCTGAGATTCCCTTTCATGTCAATATTCATATTATGtcatatatttatgtatacAACAGCCTTATAAAAAGTGGAATGCTGCAATGATAATGTGATGGGTCAGCCTTACAAAAGCAGAACCAGTCACTTGTGTTTTGGGGggaaaaattattaaaatgtttTAATTTGACTCACTCCAATAATTAACATGTGCAAGTCTGTATGAAAAATGTTGTAATAAAAAGACtaattgattaattataattaagaaAAATGTTGCATTGTAGTTGAGACTTACTGAATGTCCCAAGGTAAAGGTCCTTGTTCCCAGCAACTCTGCCAATCCTTGCTTGCCATCTTCCATGTTGATGATGTCTACATAAATATTCAAACTCTTAGCTTAGCTCAAGTATCCTAATTtgaattgataaaaaaaaagacagGAGAATCACAATAAACCTTGTCACCCCTCTGTATATTGAAGCACCCCTAGAAAATCCACTGctttttctgaaaaaaaaaaagattaattaGCATTTATGCATTTCAAATGTGTTTTGAAATAATagacaataataattaatgtgtACCTTCTCAAGTGGGCGACATATTCCTGCCTGGTCATGTTCTTCATCTCCTCAAGTTCCGCTTGGTAATTTTCCAACTGTCAAATTAAAAGTGTCaaacaataaacaaaaataaaaataacattggAATTGAAGCAGTggttaagaagaaagaaaaacataCCGGAAAATTGATGTGGGTTGAAGGTCCCCAGTACTTAAGGGCAGCAAGATCATAGGCTCTTGCAGCTTTTTGTTCCATATCATAACCCCCTAATTGATGACCACATAATAATTAGTAACAAGTAGCATAAAAAAGCAAGGTACGTGACGTTAGGGAGCAGAAGCTAAAGACTTACCCAAATACACTATAACATTATTTGATtgaatcatcatcatcatcatcatcatcatcatcatcatcataaagAAACGAGAGTCGATTAAAATGAAGCAATAGAAAATATAAGAAAAGCTGATACGATTTtgtaactaattaactaacccTGTCTTCCTTTCCTAGTTTGGCCTTCCTTC is a window encoding:
- the LOC130943766 gene encoding AP2-like ethylene-responsive transcription factor CRL5, which produces MKWINSDSNNHHAWLGFSLSPHHMKFDLPNSSSSTTTTTSSSSSCGGDHSAAFHSQLSVMPLKSDGSLCIMEALTRSHQTQQVMVGSSSPKLEDFLGGASMGTHEREAIDTIYYPPHRGFLSEPLRHPPYYSLACHGMYQPPPPTMPHIAETEEEEEEGIDGFKKWVEQQQQQQQQSLSLSMSPGSESSCVTAARHENGKSESSVVAVTVMDNSNKKRGLANKQPVHRKSIDTFGQRTSQYRGVTRHRWTGRYEAHLWDNTCKKEGQTRKGRQVYLGGYDMEQKAARAYDLAALKYWGPSTHINFPLENYQAELEEMKNMTRQEYVAHLRRKSSGFSRGASIYRGVTRHHQHGRWQARIGRVAGNKDLYLGTFSTQEEAAEAYDVAAIKFRGSNAVTNFDISRYDVERIMGSNTLLAGELARRNNKDTAIEPPRWEAIEYNTNVEAVQARNNNNDNNNNNNDVDSNWKMVSGGAFSVGIHDLIGIEGQHQQQPLMEASSLVTSLSSSREASPEKIMGPSSMMFPKPLQLEPKMVLNNPLTSTGVVGSWFPSQMRPASLSHLPVFAAWNDT